CATTTGGAAGTCTTTATGGTATTACTGAAACTCTCGTTAAAGCAACTCCACTAATTATTGTAGGTGCTGGTGTTTGTGTAGCATTCAGAAGCGGAATGGTTAACATAGGAGGTGAAGGGCAAATAATTGTCGGCGCTATTTTAACAACATTTGTTGCTCTAAAACTTCCATCACTTCCTAAAATCATTTCGGTTATGATACTCTTACTGGTCGGTTTTGTTGGTGGTGGTATCTACGGCTTAATACCGGGTGTATTAAAAGCTTATTTTAATATCAACGAAATTCTAACTACTGTGATGTTAAACAGTATAGCAACACAGGTTTTGTATCTTTTATTGAGAGGTCCTATGATGGATCCATTAGAAAAAGCATTCGGCACAGGATATCCGCAATCATCAATAATACCTCAATCTGCCTGGCTAACAAGATTTTTCCAGGGTAAAAGACTTCATACAGGAATATTTATAGCAATAATCCTTGCGATAGCTATGTATTATCTCCTGTGGAAAACCACAATTGGATATAAAATGAGAGCTGTAGGGAAAAACAAAAATGCATCAAGATACGGCGGAATAAATGTTGAGAGATATATGATCCTTTCAATGCTTATTGCAGGAGGAATGGCTGGCATTGCAGGTGCTGTCGAAGTAATGGGAATTCATCATAGACTGTTAGACGGAATAAGTGCTGGATACGGATTTTCTGGTATAGT
This genomic window from Caldisericum sp. contains:
- a CDS encoding ABC transporter permease gives rise to the protein MKIRKNAFFISIITNILIPLGAVFLALIVGSIFLITAHVNPLNAYYLMFAASFGSLYGITETLVKATPLIIVGAGVCVAFRSGMVNIGGEGQIIVGAILTTFVALKLPSLPKIISVMILLLVGFVGGGIYGLIPGVLKAYFNINEILTTVMLNSIATQVLYLLLRGPMMDPLEKAFGTGYPQSSIIPQSAWLTRFFQGKRLHTGIFIAIILAIAMYYLLWKTTIGYKMRAVGKNKNASRYGGINVERYMILSMLIAGGMAGIAGAVEVMGIHHRLLDGISAGYGFSGIVAALFGKLNPLGTIPASILFGSILFGADSLQRTVGIPAAMVYAIEGLVVVFAVSGEIISRKIASRNTEILTEDEK